The proteins below come from a single Zonotrichia leucophrys gambelii isolate GWCS_2022_RI chromosome 3, RI_Zleu_2.0, whole genome shotgun sequence genomic window:
- the PNLDC1 gene encoding poly(A)-specific ribonuclease PNLDC1 isoform X2 — MGPAPRGSDGHAGAPAGPGCGREAMEVGAEGFAQHLPRLRRRILRAAFMALDVEFTGLHSTSVQNNEPSLFDSPAERYGKARHSVQRFTLVQLGLAIFSKENSNKYVVHSYNFFLFPSTLGIKDVEFTLSASSIQFLSHYGFDYNKFLKDGIPYMNEVQEKILRQHLLAGTWKVCSTNNADRDVLKKAIAEVTTWIGAAKEEDTMVLQDLSGYHMIEVQLVLRQALENVWTEPLGDKKVMVKKVSPEHRQLLENSSYDRCQKKLILLSARGFTNLFQILVKVKKPLVGHNMLMDLMHLHDKFYRPLPESYEEFKRNIHNLFPVIIDTKTVTKSMQKKCLFPRVSSLVEAYAVLCSNLNPKGPPCPVIALASGCSRYAEKKFPHEAGYDAFLCGSVLLMSAHLLLCRSTDGAAEAEPSFSQYLAVLAEHVNKVNFIRGGVSSINFSGEDSPCRHPPALVVHVRGWPGLTEGQIYQEFKARCCFDVRRLSKNQFILLSNKYKQVRHVLRDYRHHPHLQVSVYRHWRHSPSVNCLLQISGIVALWSLLAFMLGGTRSC, encoded by the exons ATGGGGCCCGCCCCGCGGGGCAGCGACGGGCACGCAGGCgcgccggccgggccgggctgcgggAGGGAGGCGATGGAGGTGGGCGCCGAGGGCTTTGCCCAGCACCTGCCGCGCCTCCGGCGCCGCATCCTCCGCGCCGCATTCATGG CCCTTGATGTGGAGTTTACTGGTTTGCATTCAACTTCCGTACAAAACAACGAACCCAG CCTGTTTGACTCCCCTGCGGAGCGGTACGGGAAGGCCAGGCACAGTGTTCAGCGCTTCACTCTGGTTCAGCTCG GGCTGGCAATATtctcaaaagaaaattcaaacaa gtATGTGGTGCATTCATacaacttttttctctttccctcaaCACTGGGAATAAAGGATGTGGAATTCACCCTCTCTGCATCTAGTATTCAATTCCTGTCTCATTATGGCTTTGACTACAACAAG TTCCTCAAAGATGGAATCCCGTACATGAATGAGGTACAGGAGAAGATCCTTAGGCAGCACCTCTTAGCAGGTACCTGGAAAGTCTGCAG CACCAATAATGCAGACAGGGATGTCCTGAAGAAAGCTATTGCTGAAGTGACCACTTGGATAGGTGCAGCAAAGGAAGAGGATACTATGGTTCTGCAGGATCTGAGTG GCTATCACATGATTGAAGTTCAGCTGGTTCTGAGGCAGGCTCTTGAAAATGTTTGGACAGAGCCTCTTGGAGACAAGAAG GTAATGGTGAAAAAGGTGAGTCCAGAGCATCGTCAGCTTCTGGAGAACTCTTCATACGACCGCTGTCAGAAAAAGCTCATTCTCCTGTCTGCCCGGGGCTTCACCAACCTCTTCCAAATACTTGTTAAAGTCAAGAAG CCCCTGGTGGGACACAACATGCTTATGGACCTGATGCACCTCCACGACAAGTTCTACAGGCCCCTCCCAG aaagCTATGAGGAGTTTAAAAGGAATATTCACAACCTCTTTCCTGTCATCATAGACACCAAGACTGTAACAAAATCTATGCAGAAG AAATGTCTGTTTCCTCGAGTATCTAGTCTTGTGGAGGCATATGCAGTTTTGTGCAG CAACCTGAATCCCAAAGGTCCACCGTGCCCTGTTATAGCTCTTGCAAGTGGCTGCTCAAGATACG CCGAGAAGAAATTTCCTCATGAGGCAGGCTATGATGCATTTCTCTGTGGTTCAG TTCTTCTGATGTCAGCTCATTTGCTACTGTGCAGATCCACAGA TGGTGCGGCGGAGGCTGAGCCTTCTTTCTCGCAGTACCTCGCTGTGTTGGCCGAGCACGTGAACAAAGTGAATTTCATCCGAGGTGGTGTTTCAAGCATT aatttttctgGGGAAGATTCTCCTTGCCGCCATCCCCCTGCCTTGGTTGTTCATGTCCGAGGCTGGCCAGGGCTGACCGAGGGACAGATTTACCAAGAGTTTAAGGCTCGTTGTTGCTTTGATGTCAGACGGCTTTCAAAGAACCAGTTCATTCTGCTCTCAAATAAATACAAGCA GGTCAGGCACGTCCTGCGGGATTACAGGCACCACCCTCACCTGCAGGTCTCCGTCTATCGCCACTGGAGGCACTCGCCGAGCGTGAactgcctgctgca AATCTCTGGTATTGTGGCACTGTGGTCTCTTTTGGCCTTTATGCTTGGAGGAACTCGCAGCTGTTGA
- the MRPL18 gene encoding large ribosomal subunit protein uL18m: MALSSRLLQAAGGLRAAGFRFASTTASLKTETEVDTSENEIVAPNFTNRNPRNLEQMALARKERGWKTTWPKREFWHRLRLERTQHYVEAFVERSNGDVVVSASTREWAIKRHLYSPKGVAACRNLGRVIAQRCLEAGINFVNFKAIIPWEHRCDSIQEFEKAVKEGGVVLHEPRRIYR, translated from the exons ATGGCGCTGAGCAGCCGCCTGCTGCAGGCTGCCGGCGGGCTCCGTGCAGCGG GTTTTCGTTTTGCATCAACTACAGCCAGTCTCAAAACTGAGACTGAAGTGGACACAAGTGAAAATGAGATTGTTGCTCCAAACTTCACCAACAGAAATCCTCGGAACTTGGAGCAGATGGCCCTGGCTAGGAAGGAGCGGGGCTGGAAGACCACATGGCCAAAGCGTGAGTTCTGGCACAG ATTACGGCTAGAGCGGACGCAGCATTACGTAGAAGCCTTTGTCGAGCGCTCCAACGGGGATGTTGTGGTATCTGCCTCTACCCGAGAGTGGGCCATAAAGAGACACTTGTACAGTCCCAAGGGAGTAGCTGCATGCAGAAACCTTGGCCGTGTCATAGCACAGCGCTGTTTGGAAGCAGGAATCAACTTTGTGAACTTTAAAGCCATTATCCCCTGGGAACACCGCTGTGACTCG ATCCAGGAATTTGAGAAAGCTGTGAAGGAGGGTGGTGTTGTTCTGCATGAACCAAGAAGAATCTACCGGTAA
- the PNLDC1 gene encoding poly(A)-specific ribonuclease PNLDC1 isoform X3, whose amino-acid sequence MGPAPRGSDGHAGAPAGPGCGREAMEVGAEGFAQHLPRLRRRILRAAFMALDVEFTGLHSTSVQNNEPSLFDSPAERYGKARHSVQRFTLVQLGLAIFSKENSNKYVVHSYNFFLFPSTLGIKDVEFTLSASSIQFLSHYGFDYNKFLKDGIPYMNEVQEKILRQHLLAGTWKVCSTNNADRDVLKKAIAEVTTWIGAAKEEDTMVLQDLSGYHMIEVQLVLRQALENVWTEPLGDKKVMVKKVSPEHRQLLENSSYDRCQKKLILLSARGFTNLFQILVKVKKPLVGHNMLMDLMHLHDKFYRPLPESYEEFKRNIHNLFPVIIDTKTVTKSMQKKCLFPRVSSLVEAYAVLCRSTDGAAEAEPSFSQYLAVLAEHVNKVNFIRGGVSSINFSGEDSPCRHPPALVVHVRGWPGLTEGQIYQEFKARCCFDVRRLSKNQFILLSNKYKQVRHVLRDYRHHPHLQVSVYRHWRHSPSVNCLLQISGIVALWSLLAFMLGGTRSC is encoded by the exons ATGGGGCCCGCCCCGCGGGGCAGCGACGGGCACGCAGGCgcgccggccgggccgggctgcgggAGGGAGGCGATGGAGGTGGGCGCCGAGGGCTTTGCCCAGCACCTGCCGCGCCTCCGGCGCCGCATCCTCCGCGCCGCATTCATGG CCCTTGATGTGGAGTTTACTGGTTTGCATTCAACTTCCGTACAAAACAACGAACCCAG CCTGTTTGACTCCCCTGCGGAGCGGTACGGGAAGGCCAGGCACAGTGTTCAGCGCTTCACTCTGGTTCAGCTCG GGCTGGCAATATtctcaaaagaaaattcaaacaa gtATGTGGTGCATTCATacaacttttttctctttccctcaaCACTGGGAATAAAGGATGTGGAATTCACCCTCTCTGCATCTAGTATTCAATTCCTGTCTCATTATGGCTTTGACTACAACAAG TTCCTCAAAGATGGAATCCCGTACATGAATGAGGTACAGGAGAAGATCCTTAGGCAGCACCTCTTAGCAGGTACCTGGAAAGTCTGCAG CACCAATAATGCAGACAGGGATGTCCTGAAGAAAGCTATTGCTGAAGTGACCACTTGGATAGGTGCAGCAAAGGAAGAGGATACTATGGTTCTGCAGGATCTGAGTG GCTATCACATGATTGAAGTTCAGCTGGTTCTGAGGCAGGCTCTTGAAAATGTTTGGACAGAGCCTCTTGGAGACAAGAAG GTAATGGTGAAAAAGGTGAGTCCAGAGCATCGTCAGCTTCTGGAGAACTCTTCATACGACCGCTGTCAGAAAAAGCTCATTCTCCTGTCTGCCCGGGGCTTCACCAACCTCTTCCAAATACTTGTTAAAGTCAAGAAG CCCCTGGTGGGACACAACATGCTTATGGACCTGATGCACCTCCACGACAAGTTCTACAGGCCCCTCCCAG aaagCTATGAGGAGTTTAAAAGGAATATTCACAACCTCTTTCCTGTCATCATAGACACCAAGACTGTAACAAAATCTATGCAGAAG AAATGTCTGTTTCCTCGAGTATCTAGTCTTGTGGAGGCATATGCAGTTTTGTGCAG ATCCACAGA TGGTGCGGCGGAGGCTGAGCCTTCTTTCTCGCAGTACCTCGCTGTGTTGGCCGAGCACGTGAACAAAGTGAATTTCATCCGAGGTGGTGTTTCAAGCATT aatttttctgGGGAAGATTCTCCTTGCCGCCATCCCCCTGCCTTGGTTGTTCATGTCCGAGGCTGGCCAGGGCTGACCGAGGGACAGATTTACCAAGAGTTTAAGGCTCGTTGTTGCTTTGATGTCAGACGGCTTTCAAAGAACCAGTTCATTCTGCTCTCAAATAAATACAAGCA GGTCAGGCACGTCCTGCGGGATTACAGGCACCACCCTCACCTGCAGGTCTCCGTCTATCGCCACTGGAGGCACTCGCCGAGCGTGAactgcctgctgca AATCTCTGGTATTGTGGCACTGTGGTCTCTTTTGGCCTTTATGCTTGGAGGAACTCGCAGCTGTTGA
- the PNLDC1 gene encoding poly(A)-specific ribonuclease PNLDC1 isoform X1: MGPAPRGSDGHAGAPAGPGCGREAMEVGAEGFAQHLPRLRRRILRAAFMALDVEFTGLHSTSVQNNEPSLFDSPAERYGKARHSVQRFTLVQLGLAIFSKENSNKYVVHSYNFFLFPSTLGIKDVEFTLSASSIQFLSHYGFDYNKFLKDGIPYMNEVQEKILRQHLLAGTWKVCSTNNADRDVLKKAIAEVTTWIGAAKEEDTMVLQDLSGYHMIEVQLVLRQALENVWTEPLGDKKVMVKKVSPEHRQLLENSSYDRCQKKLILLSARGFTNLFQILVKVKKPLVGHNMLMDLMHLHDKFYRPLPESYEEFKRNIHNLFPVIIDTKTVTKSMQKKCLFPRVSSLVEAYAVLCSSNLNPKGPPCPVIALASGCSRYAEKKFPHEAGYDAFLCGSVLLMSAHLLLCRSTDGAAEAEPSFSQYLAVLAEHVNKVNFIRGGVSSINFSGEDSPCRHPPALVVHVRGWPGLTEGQIYQEFKARCCFDVRRLSKNQFILLSNKYKQVRHVLRDYRHHPHLQVSVYRHWRHSPSVNCLLQISGIVALWSLLAFMLGGTRSC; this comes from the exons ATGGGGCCCGCCCCGCGGGGCAGCGACGGGCACGCAGGCgcgccggccgggccgggctgcgggAGGGAGGCGATGGAGGTGGGCGCCGAGGGCTTTGCCCAGCACCTGCCGCGCCTCCGGCGCCGCATCCTCCGCGCCGCATTCATGG CCCTTGATGTGGAGTTTACTGGTTTGCATTCAACTTCCGTACAAAACAACGAACCCAG CCTGTTTGACTCCCCTGCGGAGCGGTACGGGAAGGCCAGGCACAGTGTTCAGCGCTTCACTCTGGTTCAGCTCG GGCTGGCAATATtctcaaaagaaaattcaaacaa gtATGTGGTGCATTCATacaacttttttctctttccctcaaCACTGGGAATAAAGGATGTGGAATTCACCCTCTCTGCATCTAGTATTCAATTCCTGTCTCATTATGGCTTTGACTACAACAAG TTCCTCAAAGATGGAATCCCGTACATGAATGAGGTACAGGAGAAGATCCTTAGGCAGCACCTCTTAGCAGGTACCTGGAAAGTCTGCAG CACCAATAATGCAGACAGGGATGTCCTGAAGAAAGCTATTGCTGAAGTGACCACTTGGATAGGTGCAGCAAAGGAAGAGGATACTATGGTTCTGCAGGATCTGAGTG GCTATCACATGATTGAAGTTCAGCTGGTTCTGAGGCAGGCTCTTGAAAATGTTTGGACAGAGCCTCTTGGAGACAAGAAG GTAATGGTGAAAAAGGTGAGTCCAGAGCATCGTCAGCTTCTGGAGAACTCTTCATACGACCGCTGTCAGAAAAAGCTCATTCTCCTGTCTGCCCGGGGCTTCACCAACCTCTTCCAAATACTTGTTAAAGTCAAGAAG CCCCTGGTGGGACACAACATGCTTATGGACCTGATGCACCTCCACGACAAGTTCTACAGGCCCCTCCCAG aaagCTATGAGGAGTTTAAAAGGAATATTCACAACCTCTTTCCTGTCATCATAGACACCAAGACTGTAACAAAATCTATGCAGAAG AAATGTCTGTTTCCTCGAGTATCTAGTCTTGTGGAGGCATATGCAGTTTTGTGCAG CAGCAACCTGAATCCCAAAGGTCCACCGTGCCCTGTTATAGCTCTTGCAAGTGGCTGCTCAAGATACG CCGAGAAGAAATTTCCTCATGAGGCAGGCTATGATGCATTTCTCTGTGGTTCAG TTCTTCTGATGTCAGCTCATTTGCTACTGTGCAGATCCACAGA TGGTGCGGCGGAGGCTGAGCCTTCTTTCTCGCAGTACCTCGCTGTGTTGGCCGAGCACGTGAACAAAGTGAATTTCATCCGAGGTGGTGTTTCAAGCATT aatttttctgGGGAAGATTCTCCTTGCCGCCATCCCCCTGCCTTGGTTGTTCATGTCCGAGGCTGGCCAGGGCTGACCGAGGGACAGATTTACCAAGAGTTTAAGGCTCGTTGTTGCTTTGATGTCAGACGGCTTTCAAAGAACCAGTTCATTCTGCTCTCAAATAAATACAAGCA GGTCAGGCACGTCCTGCGGGATTACAGGCACCACCCTCACCTGCAGGTCTCCGTCTATCGCCACTGGAGGCACTCGCCGAGCGTGAactgcctgctgca AATCTCTGGTATTGTGGCACTGTGGTCTCTTTTGGCCTTTATGCTTGGAGGAACTCGCAGCTGTTGA